TGGTAGTGAACGAGATCGAACCGGTTCCAGCCAATGTGTATCCTCCAACATTAAACAATAAGGACTGTGCACTCACTCCGCTGGCATCAACAGTCACCGTGCCCTCGGTTCCTCTAAAATCGGCAATATCGGGTGCCGCACTCGACCAGGTGCTAGACGTCTCACCGGCGAGATCGGTGCTCCAGTTTCCCGCTCCATCCTGCCAGCTGCCGTCGCCACCGAGTCCAGCGGTAGCTCCATTGGTATCCCAGTAAAGTGTGCTTTGCGCCAGCAAACTGCCGGTTGATAACAGTCCAAGTAGTAGAGAGATTCGGGTCGGTTTTCTCATGATACGATTTGTCGTTAGGGGTTGAATTGAGGGGACGGGGGAATTAGGTCCTGACTATCATCCGGCATCTACCGGCACACAAACTCCTCGAAATTAAACACGTTGAAATATCTGGAGTTAGGGCACTCCAATTCCCTAAGATGAGCGCTGAATGAGTGAGGAAAAGACAGCTTCCCCGACCGTGCGAGATCTGGCGCAGTTGCTGAATATCAGCGCGTCGACCGTCTCCCTCGCCCTCAGGAACGATCCTCGAGTCGCGGTCAAAACACGTGAACGGGTCGTGGCGGCCGCTCAAGCCGCAGGCTACAGCATGAACCCGGCGATCGCGTCCCTGATGTCCCAGGTTCGCAGCTCCAGAAAGGTCTCCTACCGGGAAACCATCGGCTGGCTCAATCTCTGGGACCATCCGGATACGTATACAAAGACCGGCGTGGAGTTTCAGCTCAAGATGTGGCAGGGCGCCAAAAATCGCGCCGAAAACCTGGGCTATTCATTGGAAAATTTCTGGCTGGCCGCGCCCGAAATGCGGGCCAAGCGCATGACTGCGATCCTCACCGCCAGAGGCATACGCGGACTGCTCGTGCCGCCGTTCCCCCACTCGATGGGACGCCTCAGCATCGAGTGGAAAAACTTCACCGCCGTTGCGATGTCCTATACCATGGCGCGGCCGAAACTGGATCGGGTGATCCCTGACCACTATGGAAATCTGTTAACGATCCTTCGAGAGCTCAAGCACCGGGGCTATAAACGGCCGGGCTTGCTGATCCCGAAAGGCTACGACGACCGGACCGGCAACCGGCTATTGGCAGCATTCTACTTCACGCAACAGTCAATGCCGCTTTCCAACCGGGTCCCCCCGGAGATGGCAGATCCTGAAAAACTAGAGGACAAAAATTTTGCTTGGCTCGAAAAGTACCGACCGGATGTCCTGATCACTGCGGGAATCTATAAAGACATCAAGTCCGAAGCCGGCCTGGATCCCGACTATCGGGCAAAACTCGGCCTCGTCCTGATCAGCCACGCAGGGACTGACGCCGGCATCTGCGGCATCTACGAGAATCCGGAAATCATCGGAGCGACTGCAGTCGAACAGTTGGTGCTCAGCTTGCAGCGCAACGAGCTGGGCCTGCCCGCACGACCGAGACTGATCCAAATTGAAGGGACTTGGGTCGAAGGCAACAGCGCACCAAGGCTCACGAAGCGGACACCAAGGCAAATCTAAGCTTAATCGGCGGACCGTTCGCTGGCGGAACGGCGCGCGGTCGGGCCGCCGGCCCGCAACCACGCGTGCACAAAGGGGTCGAGTTCGCCGTCCATGACCGCCTGCACATTGCCGGTTTCAACGCCGGTACGCAGGTCCTTGACCATCTGGTAAGGCTGGAAGACGTAGGAACGTATCTGGTTGCCCCAGGCGATTTCGCCCTTCTCACCGTAGAACTTCTCCATCTCGCTGCGCTTTTCGTCCTCCAGCTTTTCGTAGAGGCGCGACTTCAGCGTTTTCATGGCCGTTGCCTTGTTCTTGATCTGCGAACGCTCGTTCTGGCAGGTCACCACGATACCGGAGGGGATGTGCGTCAGGCGCACCGCGGACTCGGTCCGGTTCACGTGCTGCCCACCCTTGCCGCTGGCACGGTAGACGTCGGTCCGGATGTCGGCTTCATCGATCTCGATATCCACGTCGTCCTCGATTTCGGCGATCACGTCGACCGAGCAAAACGAAGTATGGCGGCGGGCATTGGAGTCGAACGGGCTGATCCGCACCAGGCGATGCACCCCGCGTTCAGCCTTGGCGTAGCCGTAGGCGTTGGGTCCGCTGATTCGGATGGTTGCCGAGCTGATGCCTGCTTCTTCCCCCGGCATAATGTCGAGCACTTCGACATCATAGCCCGCGTGTTCGCCCCAGCGCGTATACATGCGCAAAAGCATATCCGCCCAGTCGCAGGACTCGGTCCCGCCGGCACCGGAGTTGATGGTCAAGAGTGCGTTGCAGCTGTCATGCTGTCCGCTCAGATAGGAAGCCAGTTCGAGCTTGTCCAGTTTCGGTTGAAGCTTCTTCACCAACCCGTCCAACTCTTCAACGTAGGCTTCGGCATCCGGGTCGTCGCCCATCTCGTCGACCAGCTCCTGCATGGCCTTGAGGTCATCGACTTCCTTGTTGAAATCACGGCTCGGATTGACCGTGACCTTCAGGCGATTGGCCTCCCCGATTACTTTTTGTGCCGCTGCTTGATCGTCCCAGAAGGACGGCTCGGCCATCTTGGCTTCGAGCTCCTGAATCGTTTGCGATTTCTTCGCGCCGTCAAAGATACCTCCAGATATGGCCGGCACGACGGGTGATTTCTTCAATCTGCGAACGTAATTCGGGTGTAATGGCTGACATAGCCCTGCAAAGGAATCATCCCGCGCCAAAGATTAAAGTATAAAATCAAGGGACACCCGCTTTCATCCAATCCGCAATTCTAGAGGCGTTTCAGATAAGCACTCGGACTTAGTCCATGCGCTTGCTTAAAGGCCTTCGAAAAATGATAGATGTCTTCGTAGCCGACTTGGCGTCCCACCTCGCCCACCCGGAGATTGCGGTTCCTCAACAGGAGGGCCGCTTGATGCATACGAACTTTCGTCAGGTAGCGCATGGGCGGACAAGCCAAAAGCTCGCTGAAAGCAGCGCTCAGGTGTGAGACCGAGGCTCCGGAATGCGCGGCTAGCTCAGGCAGCGTCCATGCATGTGCGTAGTCACGGTCCAGTCTGGCCTTTGCCCGTCTGAGATACTCGGGTAGAATCTGCCCTGATTGATTAAGACATCGAGACAGGCGTAGAAGAAATATATCCAAAATCCGAGCCAATATCTCCGGAGAGCTCCGCGCTTCGATACTTTCATGAAACAAGCCCCGCAGCATATCCAAAAACGCAGCTTCCAAATCGCCGACCGGCAACACCTCATTCAAAGCAATCCCCAATGCCTGCAAGCGTGCCGGAAAAGCATCCCCTTGGATGTGCAACCAACTGTGACACCAAACTGATTGTAGAGCCCCATAGCACTGATGTTGCTTGGAACCCCAGATAAAGAGACATTTTTCTGACTGGGAAAGACGGTCGGATTCGACTCCAGCCCGTGCCGCATCATGAAAAAAAACGCAGAGATAATCATTCGTCGCCTGCCGGTCCACAAAGCTATCCCTGGGCATCTCTTCCAAGACACCGACACCGCGGAGCGACATCCCCGCCCCCAGTTCGACAGCCGGCTCAAAAAACTGCCTCAGTTCATACATGCTGGAAAAATATACAAATCCTTCCGAAAATCTTCCATTCAAAAAGCAGTGGCCTTTCTTTAAACTTTCCCAATGTCTGAGACACCACTCCCCTTCAACGGCCTGGGCCTCAATCTGGGCAAGCTTTCGCGCCTCTCGAACGCGGAATCACGTTCCCTTTGCGCCGAAAATCCGACCGGAGCCAAAAGCGGCGGCGCCCGTGCCGTTCCCGAACTGGATGAAAACGGCAATCCCACTGGAGCGTCCCGCGAACTGGGACTGGGCTGGAAAGTGCGTCCAGCGGTTCCGGTGCCCGCCGGCCAAACGATCGAAATCGCCAATGTCGAAGGTCCCGGAGCGATCCAAAGCATTTGGATGACCCCCACCGGCATCAACCGGCACGCAATCCTCCGCATCTACTGGGACGGGCAGGATCAGCCCTCGGTCGAGAGCCCGATGTGCGACTTCTTCGCGAGCCCCTTCATTGGCGGTAGCAATTATCACTTTGCCCAGCTCACTTCGCTGGCCGTCTGCGTAAACCCGGGGAATGCCTACAACTGCTTTTGGGAAATGCCCTTCCGCAAGCACTGCCGCATGACCGTTGAGAATATCGGCCTCGACGACTTCCGGCTCTATTACCAGATCAACTACTGCCTGACAGAGGTCCCGGACGATGCCGCCTATTTCCATGCCCAATTCCGTCGTAGCCAACCCGTCGAACGCGGCGGGGTGCACACGCTGCTCGACGGCGTGAAAGGCCAGGGCCACTACGTCGGCACAGCGATGGGCTGGCAGGTCAACCACAACGGATGGTGGGGCGAAGGTGAAATCAAATTCTACATGGATGGCGACACCGATCCCGCATTGAGTGATGGCAAATCCGTTGCCGGCTCAACCGGCTTCCCCACGATCTGCGGGACCGGCACCGAGGATTACTTTCTTGGCTCCTATAACTTCGAAAACAAAGCCACCCGACAATACCAGGAGTTCACCGGTCCCTACGCAGGCATGCCGCATGTCGTGCGCCCCGACGGCGTCTACCAGTCCAACACACGCTTCGCCCTCTACCGCTGGCACATCATGGACCCGATCCGCTTCAAGCAAGACCTCAAGGTGACGATCCAGGCCCTCGGCTGGAAACGTCACGGACGCTTCCACCAAAGCATGGATGACATCTCATCGGTCGCTTTTTGGTATCAAACCTTACCCACTGCCGTCTTTCCACCACTACCCGATGCCGCCGGGCTAGAGATTGTGTAAACTTTGCCGATACAGCCAACCGCCCGAATCCCTTACCATCAACCGACATGAGAAAACAAGATTTCCGCCCCATGGGCTAGAAGCTTTGCATGCATTCTGCTAGCCGGCGGAATATGATAAGACACTTCGCTTACTTCGCGCTCAGCCTGCTACCACTCGCAGCTCAAACAACTCAAGCTGAAGCTAAAACAATCTGGGACGAGACATCGGAAGAGAAAGAACAACGCCTCGAATGGTTCACTGACGCCCGTTTCGGACTCTTTATCCACTGGGGCCTCTACTCGCTCGCAGGCCGGCACGAGTGGGTCATGAAGAATGAATCCATGTCGGTCGACGACTACCGCAAGTATTTCGAGCATTTCGACCCCGACCTCTATGATCCAAAGGAATGGGCCCGAGCCGCGAAGGAAGCCGGCATGAAATACGTGGTCATCACCGCGAAGCACCACGACGGATTTTGCCTCTTCGACTCCGCCTACACGGATTACAAATCAACCCAAACACCCTACGGGAAAGACCTGCTCAAGCCCATGGTCGAAGCGTTCCGCGCCGAAGGCATCCGCATCGGCATCTACTACTCGTTGATCGATTGGCACCACCCTGAATTCACCGTGGATAAATTTCACCCGATGTCGGAGAACGAAGCCGAACGGGCGAAAAACTCTGAACGCGACATGTCTGTCTACCGAGAGTACATGCGCAACCAGGTCCGCGAGCTCCTCTCCAATTACGGCGAGATCGATGTGCTCTTCCTCGACTTTTCCTATCCCGGCGAAGACGGCAAAGGACGCGAGGACTGGGACTCGGTCGGCCTCATGCAGCTGGTGCGCGAATTGCAGCCACAGTGTATCGTCAATGACCGGGCCGACCTGCTCGACTATGCCGGCGGCTGGGACTACCGCTCCCCCGAACAAATCAAACCGCGTGAATGGGTCACCATGGACGGCAAGAAGGTGCCGTGGGGCACCGTGCAGACCTTCTCCGGGTCCTGGGGCTACTACCGCGACGAGCACACATGGAAAAGCACCAAGCAGCTGCTCGGCATGCTGATCGACACCGTCAGCAAGGGCGGCAACCTGATCCTCAATGTAGGTCCTACCGGACGCGGCAATTTCGACGCGCGCGCCAACGACCGTTTCTCCGGCATCGGGAAATGGATGCAAGTCAACGGCCGCGCCATCTACGGTTGCACCCAAGCCCCCGAAGCATTCAAGACACCGGAAAACTGCATCCTCACCTACAACCCTGAACTCAACCGCATCTACGTGCACGTGCTGGATTGGCCGATGGGTAAACTCTGGCTCGACGGCTTTGCCGGCAAAGTCGCATACGCCCAGCTACTCCACGACGGCTCCGAAGTGCAATTCAAAGGCTGGGAGGAATGGCAGCAGGACAGCGCTTACGGCAATGCCGCAAACACCCTGCCACTCGACCTCCCCATCATGCAACCCGACGTCGAGATTCCGGTCATCGAGCTCTTCCTAAAATAACTAACTCTGGGCTGTATTTACCTCGATGGTCACGTGAGGGAACTGTTCGTCACTAAGGCGTGCCTTGTATTCATCTGCAGAGACAGGACTCGTCGAAACAACCGCAGCGATCACACTGTAGCGGTTCTGGCCGATGGACCAGACATGCAGGTCACTAAGATGACTGTGACCATCAGTCTCTAAAGCGTGTTCGACCTTGTGTGTGATCGCCTCAGGTGCTTGATGATCGAGCAAGACTTCGCTGGTTTGCTTGAGTAGACCCGTCGACCACTTCGCGATGAGAAGCGAACCGACGATCCCCATGATCGGGTCCATCCAGATCCAACCGAAATATTTTGCCGCCAGCAGCGCGATAATCGCGGTGACCGAGGTCAGCGCATCCGCCAACACGTGGAGATAGGCCGAGCGCAAATTGTGATCGTGATGGTGATGCCCGTGATCATGATGGTGGTCATCGTGATCGTGCGCATGCGCGTGGTGATGCTCATGATGATGGTCGTGGTCGTGCCCATGACTGTGACCGTGGTCATGATGGTGATCGTCCCCCAGAATAAAGACTGAGACCCCGTTGACGATCAGACCAAGCACGGCGACACCGATCGCCGAATTGAAGGAAATCTCGACCGGATTCAACAACCGGATGACGCTCTCCCAGGCCATGACGAGCGCAAAGACCGCCAGCAACAACGCCCCGGTAAAGCCCCCGAGCGCATTGACCTTGCCGGTGCCGAAACTGAATCGGGTATCGTGGGCATGCTTCCGCGCATAGATGTAGGCGAAGGCGCTAATGCCAAGTGCGGCCGCGTGTGAGGCCATGTGCAAGCCGTCCGCCAGCAGGGCCATCGAACCGAAGGCGATGCCCGAGGCGATCTCAACCACCATCATGGTCGCCGTGATCGCGATCACCAGCAGGGTCTTCGATTCCCCCTTCTGGCGCGCTTCCTGTCCAAAACTATGGCTGTGCCGCCATTCGCTTAAATCCGGTTTCATAGTCGTTTCCTCTTACTTTAAATAACTGTCGATGATCGCCTGCACTTCCCTCGAGGCTTCCTGAACCACCTTCGAATTCGACTGCCCGATCAGGTGATGCTCGATGTGCTCATGGATTAATTCCCGGGTCAGCGAATTCAAGGCCCCCCGGCAGGCCGCCACATTCTGGAGGACGGCATAGCAGTCCTCGCCTTCCGTCAACATGCGCTCCACCCCTTCGAGCTGCCCCTTGAGGCGGCGAACGCGTTTGATGAGCTTCGTATTGTCCTGACTTAAATGCGGCATGACTATTACTATACCCCCCTATAGTATATGAATGCAAGTAGAAACGAGTCGGCAACGACGTGGATCACGGAAGCCGACATTGATTTCCGGATTGCAGTCCTCGACCTCTCCCTTAGTATAACTGAAGGCACTAAGTCATGATCGTAGGGGTTCCCAGGGAGCTAAAGATCAAGGAAAGCCGGGTTGCCTGCACCCCGGCCGGGGCTCGCATGTTGATCAACCACGGCCACAGGGTCCTGATTGAAACCGGGGCCGGACTGGGCTGCGGATATGCGGATAAACAATACGAAACATGCGGTTGTGAAATCGTCTCTGAAGCCCGGCAGGCCTGGTCGGCCGATATGGTCTTGAAAGTCAAGGAACCCATCCCGCAGGAGTATCCCTATCTGCGGGAGGACTTGATCCTGTTCACCTTTCTCCATCTCGCGGCAAACCGCGAGCTCACCGATGTTCTCTGCGCCTCGAAGACCACCGCAATCGCTTATGAAACGGTGCAAATCGGCCGACGCCTTCCCCTGCTTGAACCGATGAGCGAGATCGCGGGGCGCATGAGCGCGCTGGTCGGGGCCTACTACCTGAGCCGGGCCCAAGGGGGCAAAGGCGTTCTCCTCGGCGGCGTTCCGGGTGTGCTCCCCGGCAAAGTCCTCATCATCGGAGGTGGCACCTCCGGGATCAATGCGGGACGTGTCGCCGCCGGCATGGGCGCCGATGTCACAATCTTGGATGTGGACCTGGAAAAGATGCGTTTCCTCGACATCAGCCTGCATGGGTCCACCCACACCCTGTATTCCAACGAGCAAAACCTGCTCGAAACCCTACCCGGCATCGACCTGTTGATCGGTGCGGTGCTACTGCCGGGCGCCCGTGCGCCGAAATTGATCACCCGTGAAATGCTCCGCGTCATGAAACCCGGCAGTGTCTTTGTCGACATTGCCATCGACCAGGGCGGCTGCGCCGAAACCTCGCGCGCCACGACGCACGACGACCCGGTTTTCCTCGAAGAGGAGGTCATCCACTACTGCGTGGCCAACATGCCCGGAGCCTACGCCCGCACCGCCACCCAGGCCCTGACCAACGTCACGATCCCCTACGCGCTCAAGATCGCCGACCACGGTTTTCCTTCCGTCCTTCAGCACGTGCCGGAACTTATATCTGGAATCAACATACATCAGGGCGCCATCACGTCGAAAGCGGTCGCCGAATCTCATGATCGCCCCTACAAAGCGTTTCCCCTCAATTAAACTGGAGCCTCCGGATTCCTTTGCTCTGCCGATACGATGCCACTCAAGCTAATCCTGGATGCGTTCACTGCTGCCAACGACAACCCCTTCGGAGGCGAAACGATTAAGGACCGCCCCAGCCTCGCCACCGTGCACGGTGAAATCGTCGCCCGCGAAGGCGGGTTCGTCGGCAAGCTCGACCACTGTCAGCTGCTCAAGCGCGGGCCGACGCGCTTCCAGGAATGGTACGGGTATTCGCCCCCCGCCTAATCTAGGAGGGGAACTTGTATGCGGTTTCCTACCTTAATTCCCCTCCTTGGCTAAGGAGGGGTGGCACGCGTCAGCGTGACAGGGTGGTTCGTCCCCGCAACAACACCTCAACCCGCCAGTTCCGCGAGGGCTTCGCGGTCGAGCAGATGCACGACCTTGCCGTCGATCCGGATCATCCCCTGCTCGCTCAGTCGACCGAATACGCGCGACAATGTTTCCGGAGTCGTGCCGAGCAGGTTGGCCAGCTGGCCCTTGGCGATCCGTAGCTTGACCAGGTCATCCCCGCCCTGTGCCTCACTCAGGTAGAGCAGGTGCGAAGCGATCCGGGCCGGCACCTCCTTCAGGGCAAGATCCTCGATCTGGGAGGAAAAACGCCTCAATTTCATCGCGAAGTTCCCCATCATGTTGAGCGAGAGTGAAGGATGATTCGTGATTGCGACAATAAATGCATCCCGTGGGAAACAGAGTAAGCGCGTCGCCTGAATTGCAGCGGCATTCGCCGGATACGGTGCCCCGTGAAATACGGGCACCTCGGCAAAGCTCTCGCCAGGACCGGAGACATGCAGAATCTTCTCTTTGCCCTCGGAATTGCTCTTGTAGATTTTCATCTGCCCCTCGACTACGACATAAAAACCGGAGGCCTGGGTCCCCTCCGCGAAGAGCAATTGTCCACGGGCGAGCGACAACTCGGAACAAATTCCGGCGAGCTGTTGGATATCCTCAGGGCTGAGACCTCGAAACAGGGCGCTTTGGGCAAGGATCGTCGCTGACTTTTCCATATTTGAGGCATCTGAGGCCGATTTTGCGGCTAAAGCAACCGTGCATCCTCAATGATCTCAAAAGATATCGCAGAAATCCCCCATCCTTGACCTAGGTCAAGGAATCATCCGTCCGGTTCTGCTAAGATCCCGGCCTCATTAACCACCTTCACCACAACTGAGGAGATCCGAACCATGTTTTGCAACCAATGTGAACAAACAGCCAAGGGCTTTGCCTGTGAACTCGCCGGCGTCTGCGGCAAGAACGAAGAAGTCGCCGCGCTCCAGGACGCACTCATCCATGCCCTCCAAGGCATCGCATTTTACGCCAAGGAATGGCAAAAGCACGGCATCGTCGACAGTCAGCTGGATGTCTTTGTGCTCAAAGGGATCTTCACCACACTCACCAATGTCGACTTCGACCCGGCGCGCTTATCCGCAATGGTGCGGGAGGCGGTCCGTTGGCGTGATCAATTAAAGGCAAGCATCCGCCAGCACGGCGCGATGGTTGAATTCAAGCATGCATCCACCACCTTCGAGCCGGCCAGCGACGACGCCGGGCTGGTCGAGCAAGGCCGGGCGCTTCAACTGATCCAAAGCCTGGATGCCAACGAAGACATCCGCTCGATGAAACAAATCCTACTCTACGGGATCAAGGGCATCAGCGCTTACGCCGAGCATGCCGCCAAGTTTGGCGAGACCGATCCGGTCGTGACACAATTTATCTACGACGCACTGGTCGCCCTCGGCACGGACGGGCTTGGCATTGAAGACTGCGTGCCGGTCGCCCTCAAAGCCGGAGAAGTCAACCTGCGCGCCATGGAGCTGCTCGACGCCGGGAATACCGGACGCTATGGCCATCCCGTCCCCACTGCCGTGCAGCTCGGCCACCGCAAGAACAAGTGCATCCTCATCACCGGCCACGACCTGATAAACCTCGAGACCTTGCTCCGGCAAACCGAGGGCAAAGGCATCGACGTTTACACCCACGGTGAAATGCTGCCATGCCACGCCTATCCGGAGCTCAAGAAATATCCCCACTTCTACGGCCACTTCGGCACTGCATGGCAGAATCAACGCATCGAGTTCGGCGCCTTTCCCGGACCGATTCTTTTCACCACGAATTGCATCCAAAAGCCGGCACCGCACTACGCCGACCGCGTCTTCACCACCAATCTGGTCGGCTGGCCGGGGATTAAGCATGTCGAGGAAAACGATTTTTCATCCGTAGTGGAAATGGCCCT
The DNA window shown above is from Coraliomargarita parva and carries:
- a CDS encoding helix-turn-helix transcriptional regulator, which gives rise to MYELRQFFEPAVELGAGMSLRGVGVLEEMPRDSFVDRQATNDYLCVFFHDAARAGVESDRLSQSEKCLFIWGSKQHQCYGALQSVWCHSWLHIQGDAFPARLQALGIALNEVLPVGDLEAAFLDMLRGLFHESIEARSSPEILARILDIFLLRLSRCLNQSGQILPEYLRRAKARLDRDYAHAWTLPELAAHSGASVSHLSAAFSELLACPPMRYLTKVRMHQAALLLRNRNLRVGEVGRQVGYEDIYHFSKAFKQAHGLSPSAYLKRL
- a CDS encoding LacI family DNA-binding transcriptional regulator; the protein is MSEEKTASPTVRDLAQLLNISASTVSLALRNDPRVAVKTRERVVAAAQAAGYSMNPAIASLMSQVRSSRKVSYRETIGWLNLWDHPDTYTKTGVEFQLKMWQGAKNRAENLGYSLENFWLAAPEMRAKRMTAILTARGIRGLLVPPFPHSMGRLSIEWKNFTAVAMSYTMARPKLDRVIPDHYGNLLTILRELKHRGYKRPGLLIPKGYDDRTGNRLLAAFYFTQQSMPLSNRVPPEMADPEKLEDKNFAWLEKYRPDVLITAGIYKDIKSEAGLDPDYRAKLGLVLISHAGTDAGICGIYENPEIIGATAVEQLVLSLQRNELGLPARPRLIQIEGTWVEGNSAPRLTKRTPRQI
- a CDS encoding glycoside hydrolase family 172 protein → MSETPLPFNGLGLNLGKLSRLSNAESRSLCAENPTGAKSGGARAVPELDENGNPTGASRELGLGWKVRPAVPVPAGQTIEIANVEGPGAIQSIWMTPTGINRHAILRIYWDGQDQPSVESPMCDFFASPFIGGSNYHFAQLTSLAVCVNPGNAYNCFWEMPFRKHCRMTVENIGLDDFRLYYQINYCLTEVPDDAAYFHAQFRRSQPVERGGVHTLLDGVKGQGHYVGTAMGWQVNHNGWWGEGEIKFYMDGDTDPALSDGKSVAGSTGFPTICGTGTEDYFLGSYNFENKATRQYQEFTGPYAGMPHVVRPDGVYQSNTRFALYRWHIMDPIRFKQDLKVTIQALGWKRHGRFHQSMDDISSVAFWYQTLPTAVFPPLPDAAGLEIV
- the dmeF gene encoding CDF family Co(II)/Ni(II) efflux transporter DmeF; amino-acid sequence: MKPDLSEWRHSHSFGQEARQKGESKTLLVIAITATMMVVEIASGIAFGSMALLADGLHMASHAAALGISAFAYIYARKHAHDTRFSFGTGKVNALGGFTGALLLAVFALVMAWESVIRLLNPVEISFNSAIGVAVLGLIVNGVSVFILGDDHHHDHGHSHGHDHDHHHEHHHAHAHDHDDHHHDHGHHHHDHNLRSAYLHVLADALTSVTAIIALLAAKYFGWIWMDPIMGIVGSLLIAKWSTGLLKQTSEVLLDHQAPEAITHKVEHALETDGHSHLSDLHVWSIGQNRYSVIAAVVSTSPVSADEYKARLSDEQFPHVTIEVNTAQS
- a CDS encoding metal/formaldehyde-sensitive transcriptional repressor, producing the protein MPHLSQDNTKLIKRVRRLKGQLEGVERMLTEGEDCYAVLQNVAACRGALNSLTRELIHEHIEHHLIGQSNSKVVQEASREVQAIIDSYLK
- the ald gene encoding alanine dehydrogenase, which gives rise to MIVGVPRELKIKESRVACTPAGARMLINHGHRVLIETGAGLGCGYADKQYETCGCEIVSEARQAWSADMVLKVKEPIPQEYPYLREDLILFTFLHLAANRELTDVLCASKTTAIAYETVQIGRRLPLLEPMSEIAGRMSALVGAYYLSRAQGGKGVLLGGVPGVLPGKVLIIGGGTSGINAGRVAAGMGADVTILDVDLEKMRFLDISLHGSTHTLYSNEQNLLETLPGIDLLIGAVLLPGARAPKLITREMLRVMKPGSVFVDIAIDQGGCAETSRATTHDDPVFLEEEVIHYCVANMPGAYARTATQALTNVTIPYALKIADHGFPSVLQHVPELISGINIHQGAITSKAVAESHDRPYKAFPLN
- a CDS encoding alpha-L-fucosidase; its protein translation is MIRHFAYFALSLLPLAAQTTQAEAKTIWDETSEEKEQRLEWFTDARFGLFIHWGLYSLAGRHEWVMKNESMSVDDYRKYFEHFDPDLYDPKEWARAAKEAGMKYVVITAKHHDGFCLFDSAYTDYKSTQTPYGKDLLKPMVEAFRAEGIRIGIYYSLIDWHHPEFTVDKFHPMSENEAERAKNSERDMSVYREYMRNQVRELLSNYGEIDVLFLDFSYPGEDGKGREDWDSVGLMQLVRELQPQCIVNDRADLLDYAGGWDYRSPEQIKPREWVTMDGKKVPWGTVQTFSGSWGYYRDEHTWKSTKQLLGMLIDTVSKGGNLILNVGPTGRGNFDARANDRFSGIGKWMQVNGRAIYGCTQAPEAFKTPENCILTYNPELNRIYVHVLDWPMGKLWLDGFAGKVAYAQLLHDGSEVQFKGWEEWQQDSAYGNAANTLPLDLPIMQPDVEIPVIELFLK
- a CDS encoding Crp/Fnr family transcriptional regulator, whose product is MEKSATILAQSALFRGLSPEDIQQLAGICSELSLARGQLLFAEGTQASGFYVVVEGQMKIYKSNSEGKEKILHVSGPGESFAEVPVFHGAPYPANAAAIQATRLLCFPRDAFIVAITNHPSLSLNMMGNFAMKLRRFSSQIEDLALKEVPARIASHLLYLSEAQGGDDLVKLRIAKGQLANLLGTTPETLSRVFGRLSEQGMIRIDGKVVHLLDREALAELAG
- the hcp gene encoding hydroxylamine reductase, which codes for MFCNQCEQTAKGFACELAGVCGKNEEVAALQDALIHALQGIAFYAKEWQKHGIVDSQLDVFVLKGIFTTLTNVDFDPARLSAMVREAVRWRDQLKASIRQHGAMVEFKHASTTFEPASDDAGLVEQGRALQLIQSLDANEDIRSMKQILLYGIKGISAYAEHAAKFGETDPVVTQFIYDALVALGTDGLGIEDCVPVALKAGEVNLRAMELLDAGNTGRYGHPVPTAVQLGHRKNKCILITGHDLINLETLLRQTEGKGIDVYTHGEMLPCHAYPELKKYPHFYGHFGTAWQNQRIEFGAFPGPILFTTNCIQKPAPHYADRVFTTNLVGWPGIKHVEENDFSSVVEMALQMDGFTDDSDKGTVTTGFARNAVLGVADKVIDAVKAGAIKHFFLVGGCDGAKSGRDYYTQFVKQTPKDSIVLTLACGKFRFFKEDLGDIGGIPRLLDIGQCNDAYSAIQIAVALSKAFDCGVNDLPLSMVLSWYEQKAVSILLTLLYLGIKNIRLGPSLPAFITPNVLNFLIETYNIQPITTPEADLEAILSE
- the prfB gene encoding peptide chain release factor 2 (programmed frameshift), with translation MSAITPELRSQIEEITRRAGHIWRYLDGAKKSQTIQELEAKMAEPSFWDDQAAAQKVIGEANRLKVTVNPSRDFNKEVDDLKAMQELVDEMGDDPDAEAYVEELDGLVKKLQPKLDKLELASYLSGQHDSCNALLTINSGAGGTESCDWADMLLRMYTRWGEHAGYDVEVLDIMPGEEAGISSATIRISGPNAYGYAKAERGVHRLVRISPFDSNARRHTSFCSVDVIAEIEDDVDIEIDEADIRTDVYRASGKGGQHVNRTESAVRLTHIPSGIVVTCQNERSQIKNKATAMKTLKSRLYEKLEDEKRSEMEKFYGEKGEIAWGNQIRSYVFQPYQMVKDLRTGVETGNVQAVMDGELDPFVHAWLRAGGPTARRSASERSAD